A part of Aegilops tauschii subsp. strangulata cultivar AL8/78 chromosome 2, Aet v6.0, whole genome shotgun sequence genomic DNA contains:
- the LOC141041968 gene encoding uncharacterized protein has translation MSLSSDSEPLPQLKVRRVTRKVSFSHPLAHQEPQFLLKQQVHESRRHTRARKDTDFSAGLPDATRKRRTEETSPSSGDSMQSSLPAFKTAPGAQAKLTKRAKKTRSAGVPDFPEPEATAQEPPAASAPEATIPMDTAPEAPAPTTKTTTEASVNPEASGSTPPANDPDVVITRTEYVEPARPTALAKCSAKGELLQPHRVNLDLSSYTDLSIGELVSGYISQVHKSRDAEIAMVNQIQQKSEAVGKKLESDLADLKSRLKAQEMETRKANAKFVSSIAAQEKLKTEFDAEQKAWAEEKATLVTRAEQAEKALSEKTAELSSLKRQVSQMVAAIFGSRSANLNQSVVTKLKVVYTLVEQLYTGSQRALAVVALSNEVPTHLAEVLRRLAVLPQRIQELRRASARAGAIAALSRAKAFLPELDPADIALGYPSLKEDGSAFDQKDFAACVKAVRPVATIIGNDTDLTKYQPGYNAENQRIPTPRYEALNLIPPARQHTFAPEIDPAGLIDEEAQFEALSGIDWKSTTFEVLGSTGAEDEPGTSTQQAS, from the exons atgtcactttcctccgactcggagcctttgccacagctgaaagtccgaagagtaaccaggaaagtaagcttttcacatccattagctcatcaagaacctcaatttcttttgaagcagcaggttcacgaaagccggcgtcacacccgggcccgcaaggacaccgacttctccgccgggttacccgacgcaacaaggaagcgtcgcactgag gagacctccccctcttcgggtgactccatgcagtcaagtctgccggccttcaagactgcacccgg tgcccaggcaaagctcaccaaaagagcaaagaagacccggtcagccggagtgccggactttcctgagccggaggcgacggctcaagagccgccagctgcctctgcccccgaagccaccattcccatggacacggcgcctgaagcccctgccccaactaccaagacaacgaccgaagcgtcggttaacccggaggcctccggttcAACCCCtccagctaacgacccggacgtggtaattacccggacggagtatgttgagccggcgagaccgaccgcgttggccaagtgctccgcgaagggggagttgctgcagccccaccgggtgaatctggacctctccagctacaccgacttgagcattggagagctcgtctctggctacatcagccaagttcacaagagccgggacgccgagatcgccatggtcaaccagatccaacaaaaatctgag gctgttggcaagaaattggagtcggaccttgcggatctcaagagccggctgaaggcacaagagatggagacccggaaggcaaacgccaagtttgtctccagcatcgccgctcaagagaaactgaagaccgaatttgatgctgagcagaaggcctgggctgaggaaaAAGCCACACTggtaacccgggcggaacaggcggagaaggcactctctgaaaaaaccgccgagctctccagcctaaagcgccaggtgtcccaaatggtagccgccatcttcg gttccagaagcgccaacctgaaccagagcgtggtcaccaagttaaaggtcgtgtacaccctggtggaacagctctacaccgggtcacagcgggccttagctgtggtggccctatcgaatgaggtgccaactcatctggccgaagtcctgcgccggctcgcagttctgccgcagcggatccaggagctacgacgagcatccgcgagagccggagcaatcgccgcgctgagccgggccaaagcattcttgccggagctagacccggcagacatcgccctgggttaccccagcctgaaagaagacggctcagcattcgaccagaaggatttcgcggcgtgtgtgaaggctgtgcgcccggtggccaccatcatcgggaacgacaccgacttaaccaagtatcagccgggatacaacgcggagaatcagaggattccaacccctcgctatgaagctctcaatctgattcctccggctcgtcagcacaccttcgccccggagattgacccggccgggttaattgacgaagaagcccagtttgAAGCTCttagcggcatcgactggaagtcgacaaccttcgaggtcttgggatcaactggagcagaagacgagccggggacttcaacccaGCAGGCATCATAA